The genomic stretch TGGGTGGTGTTGCTTGGGCGCTTTTCCCGATTATCCTTGTTTTTATGCCCTTTCAGCTGTTTCTGATTAAGCTGTCCCACAGAGAGTTAATGAAGCTACTGCTGGGAACGGTTGTTGTCTATCTGGGCTTGCTCATCTTCTTGTCGGGCATTGACTTCGGCTTTGCCTTCGCGGCTAAATATATCGGTGAAGTATTTTTGGACCCCAGCCGTCCCGATTGGTTTAAGTGGCTCCTGCTCGCGGTGGGCTTTGTGCTCGGGGCTGCCATAACGCTGGCCGAGCCGGCTGTCACTGTCCTAGGAGAACAACTTGAAGAGATAACTAACGGTCATATCAAGAAAAACTCCATACGAATCACCCTGGCCTTAGGGATTGGCGTTGCAGCCTTGATTAGTATGGTGAAGATTCTGACCCAAATACATATCCTTTGGTTTTTGGTTCCCCTCTATGTCCTGGCTATCATCATGCTTAAGTTTTCCTCTAGACTTTTCGTAGGCTTAGCCTTCGATTCGGGGGGCGTCTCAGGGGGAGCCTTAACCTCAGCTTTTTTAACCCCTCTGACCCTCGGGACTGCGCAGGCTGTAGCTGCTTCAGCGGGACCGGGCGCCCAATCGGTTTTGATTAACGGATTCGGAATTATCGCCTTTATTTCGGTTACCCCTTTAATTGCCGTGCAGGCTTTGGGCATAATTTACGATACCCAGCTTAGAAAAGCACAGAAGCTTATCCGGGCAGCTGAGGCAGAGGAACTTAAAGAACTGGCTTCTCTAGCTATGCATGCTGGGAAAGCAGAAGCAAGTGAACCGACAAATAGTGAAGCCGTTGGCAAGGAAGCGGTAGATAACGAAGCTTTAGATAATGAAGCTGTAGGTAACAATACATCAGGTAACAACACCACAGATAGCGATATTGCAGATTGCGATAAGATGAATGGCGATGCTACAAAAAAAGAAGTAGTACATGAGTTCTTCGTCACGGAGGTAAAGGAAAGCAATGAGTAATGATTTAAGCGGCTTGGTTTTTTTGACACTGATTGCCGGTAGAAAGCAAAAAGACGCCCTGTTAGAAGCGCTTCCGGAGGCGGGGGGGCGGCTTGTCAATATCGTATATGGAAAGGGCACTGTGAATACGAGTCACTTGAAATGCCTGCTCGGATTCGTGACGGAAGAAGATAAAGTGGTCATCACCTGTCTCTTGCCCGGGGAGAAAACCGATGCGGTGCTGGAAATGCTAATCAAGAAGTTTAACTTTGACAAGCAGAACACAGGCATTGCTTTTACCATACCTGTCGAAAAGCTGTCCATTTAAGGATAGGAGAGGATAAAGGATGGAAAACGAAATGGATTTAAAAGCTCTCTATATCATCGTCAACGCCGGTTTTGCTGATGAGGTGGTGGAAGTCGCTCGCCAGGCAGGAGCAGGCGGTGGGACAATTATCCACGCTCGTGGCAGCGGCCCGGTACATAAATCGATTCTGGGTATTACCTTAGATACTGAGAAGGAGATCGTCTTAAGCATTGTCAGCGGGGACAAAGTTGAGAAAATTATGGCTGCCATCAAAGAAAAGGCAGGGTTGAATTCCCCTGCCAACGGTATTTGCTTTACGATGCCTGTTGAAAAATGGTTGGTGAAGCAATGATCAGGGCATAATGCTTACTTGCCCTTAAAGAACTTCCCGGCACCCAAATAGAAAGTCTGTTTGTCCCGGTACATCCGTTGGTCAGCTAAAGCCAATACGGCTTCCATGCTCTTTTCTTCAAAAGAAGTGGCGTAGCCGAAGCTTATGTTGAGTACCGCAGGGGTATGCTCGGTCGGAATCTTATTTTGACTCTTGATTCGGGCCTCAATCATTTTAAGAACGGGTTCTTTGGCTGTGGTAAGTATCAAGAACTCATCGCCGCCGAAGCGAAATGCGAAATCAGTATCCCTGATGCTGCTCCGAATCGAGGCAGCGGCTTCTTTAAGAATGCGATCTCCTTCCTCATGTCCAAAGTGATCATTGATATACTTCAAGCCGCTAATATCAAGCATGGCCAGTCCAAAGGGCTTGGACTCGTTGATATAGCCCTGAATAACCTCCTGAAAAAGATTGCGATTAAAAAGTCCGGTGAGGGGATCTGTCTCGGAATTTTTCTTTATGCGTTCTAAGTAGAGTTCTCTTTCCGTGACATCCTTGGTAATAATCATAGCTCCGGTAAATTGGCCGGGTATATTAATCGGGGAATAAGCATTTTCGATACATCTGCCTTGAGTTTTGATGACTCTGTGCCATTCGATAGTTGCCGGTTGATTGAGTTTATCAAGGACCTTGGGCTTGGACTCGTTTTTATGACAGGAGAGAATGCTATTATTTTCCGGAAGGTTAGGGTCCCACCCCAGCAATTCCCCTCCCAAATGATTGAAATAAATAACTTTCCCGGTGGTGTCGATGAGCGTTAGGCCGATTTTTAATTCGGAAAGAACGGTGTTGACTATCTCTGTTGGAATGGAGTTATGCATCGGGCTCTCCTTTTGCTTGTTTTTTGCTTGTTCTAATGATTAAAGATTAACAAAAAGACGAGAACTGTCAAGTAAAATTAACCAGATTCGCCATGGCACGAGTCTATCTATGCCGAAAATGTTAAGTCTTGCCTGTAGGTGTAAAAATGCTGTCAAAAATGCTATACTATATTGAGTAGGTATTTTAAAGATAAAGTTATTTTTGGAGGGTGGATATGGGAGCAAAAAAGAAAAAACAAGTCGTTGGGGTTATTAATCAGTTGGATCTGATTAAACAGTCTCCGAACAAAATGAATTCCTCGATGGAAATCGTCAGACAGGGGGTAGGGGTTCATCGCGACAAGACGAAGTATAACAGGAATAAAATGAAGCAACAAAATGTTTATGATGGGTATCATTGTGTATCGAATGGGGCGGTATAGAATGATACCCATTATAATTTCTAGAACATTAGCTATTGCATCCCCGAGAAAAGCTTCAATGAGCCAAACTGGCTCTTGAAGCTTTTTTGCATTGATAGTTTAGGAGTTGTTTAAAATAAAAAGAAGGAATTTGTGTAAGTATAAGCGAAATGGAAAATAATGGGTACATGTTTGGCTGCTAAATTTACTAATCCTGAATACGATAGAGGAAAAGCAAAATTGAAGAAAAGGAACATACGGTAATGTTTCCATTACTTAGCGCAAGTATAACGATTAGTCTGGCTGTTGCAGGCTACTGGTTATTAAAGAAGATTAATTTCCCGGCACCATCAATTATGGGGCCGATGATGTTTATCGGTATATATCAAGCATTGGGAGGGGGACTTCCCGATCTCTCCATGACCACCGTCAATATATTTCAGCTGATTATAGGGCTGTCTTTAGGGGCCAGAATTAATCATCAGAGGCTGGCTGATTTGCGTAGGGTGTTACGTCCTTCCTTAGTTATAGCGGTTTGGACTTTACTATCAACCTTGGGTATGACGTTTCTTTTACTCCAATTTACCCCTAATATCGCTACGGCTCTTTTCTCCGCCGCTCCCGGTGGGATCTCAGAAATGACGGTTGTCGCCTTGGCCTATGATACCGAAGTGCCCATGGTATCCACCTATCAATTTGTACGCTTAGTGGTCATTATCAGTGTGGTGCCTATTATTGCTCGTTGGTTAAAGCGAAGAACACCAACTGCGCAACGGGTCGCGATGAAGGAAGAGCAAAATCAGACACTAGTAACAGGAGACGCCGAGCCAATAGAGCAAGTAGAAATTGGGTTGGGAACTAAGCTACTCCTTTACAGCCTTGGCATAATGGGGGGCCTGCTTCTGCTGGTCTTGGGCTTTCCCGGCGGAGGAGTGATTGGTGCCATGACGACTTTGGCGCTGACCAACATAGTGCTCAAAAAGCAGTATCAATTTCCAAGTTCTGTTTTGCAACTTGCCTTGCTTGGAATTGGTATGAGCATCGGGTTGGAATTTTCACCGGAGGTGGTGCGGACTATTCAAGAGATGTTGCTGCCCATTATTGGCTTTTCCTTGCTTATTGTACTCAGTAATTTCGTCGTGGGGTGGTATTTACATCATCTGACTCATTGGGATATCATCACCTGCCTATTGAGTTCAGCCCCCGGCGGGCTGAATCAAATGCTCGCGGTTTCCGAAGAGATGAAGGCCGATACCCTGACCATCAGCATACTGCAATTGGTGCGACTGTTAATCATCATTACCTGTATCCCGATTATCGCTGTTATGTTTATCTGAATTAGATTGAATCCATTTAATTCAGAGATTTAACATCATAAAACCAAAGGAGTGAAGTAATGCAAGCTAACAACACCTATGAAGTCAATGCCATGAAAAGGTTTATGGAACAGGCCTTTTCGGCTTGCGGAGTACCTGTAGCCGATGGGCAAATTGTAAGTGATAACCTGCTCTACGCGGAGCTACGTGGGATCAAGAGCCATGGTATAAGTCGTTTTCCTATTTATTTACGACGCATCCAAAAGGGGGCGGTGAACCCTCAACCGAAAATAGCTATCGAACAAAGAGCACTCGGAATATTAGGGGTGGACGGGGATAACGGATTAGGTGCTGTGGGAATGGTGCATGCTCTGAACCGAGGGATGGAACAAGCTCGGCAAGTAGGGATTTGTGTTATTGGGATGAAGGGGAGCAACCATTTTGGGGCTTCAGGTTATTATTGTCAACTTGCCGCAGAGCAAGGTTTTGTCTCCATAGTGCTTACGGACGCACCACCGGCGACACCGCCTTGGGGAGGTAAGGAGGCCTATTTTGGCACGAATCCTATTGCCTTTGGCCTACCGCGAGCCGAAAAACCGCATATCATCGTGGATCTGGCTACCTCGCTTGTGGCGCGTGGCAAGATTATTCGAGCGGCTGCTCAAGGGGAAGAAATTCCTAAGGGGTGGGCTCTCGATAAAGAAGGCTTTGCCACAACAGATCCCCAGGCTGCTTTGGCAGGCGTTTTGCTGCCCATGGCCGGAGCGAAGGGGTATGCCTTGAGCTTAGCGGTAGAGCATTTAGCGGGGGTCTTGGTGGGAGCTGGTTTTGGCAAAGAAGTAGCTTGGCAATACGGTGAAGGAAACAAGCCTGCCAATGTCGGTCATTTCGTCATTTTAGTCAAGGCAGATGCATTTCTAACGATGGAAACCTATCATAAGCGCGTGGAACATTTTGTAGAAGAAATTAAACAGATTCCGTTGGCACCGGGGTACCAAGAAATCAAACTGCCTGGGGAACGTGAATGGGAGCAAGAGCAGAGTTCGGTGGTCCAAGGGGTTACCCTGGATGAGGATATGCTCGCTACATTCCAAGCTATTGCTCAAGAGTTAAATATCAAGCTATAGGTCATATTATCTTCTTGCTGTATGGAGGATTACTCATGATCAGAATAGTCTATACCATGACCCTTGGCCATAATCGGGATATTATCAATAAACTGATTTGCTCGAAGGAGTCAAAGGATGTCTCAGTAGAAGTCTTGCAAACGGCCAGCCCTCAAGAGTTGATGGAGTATGACATTGACAATACCATTGTGATTGCTCGTGGAATTTACTTCCTAACCCTCAGTAAGAGATTTAGGCGTGCTCGTGTGATAGAGCTTGCTGTCACGGGGTATGATATTATGCGGGGAATTGTGGAGTGTAAAAATGTATATCAGGCCAAAAAGATTGCCATTATCATCTCGGAAACTATTCAAGTCGAGAAGAGTTTTATCGAAGACACTTTGGATGTTCAGTTAACGGTTTTTCCAGTCAAAGAATATGGTCATGTGGCGAATGTCTTTGACTTCGTTAAGCGTCTGGGCTTTGATGCAATTCTCGGTGGGTTTACAGTTTTTCGTATGGCCAAAAGTGAGGGCGTCAATTCAGTAGCAATAACTATGGGATATGAAGCCAACCACTTAGCCTTCAATGAGGCATTCAACGTAGCAAAAGCCATCATCGAAGAACGCAAGAAAAATGAGCTTTTTAAAATCATTCTGGAAAGCACCGATGAAGCGGTTATCGCCTACGATCATCAGGGGCTGATTATGGCATACAACCAAGCGGTCTATGGCATTTTGGAGCTCCCCGCCCAAACGATTCTCACAGGCAAAGAACTCTCGTCCTTCCTGCCACAATTCAAAGAAGCCCATCTAAGCAAAGAAAGTTATACTACCAATGAAGTCATCACCATTAACAACCGCGTGGTCGTTATCAATAAAAGAAACATTATCATTGAACAGAAAAATCAGGGTGCAGTATTAATACTACAAAATGTCGATACTTTGCAAAAGGCAGAAATTGATGTGCGCCAGAAATTAAACAAGAAAGGCTTAGCAGCTAAGTACAATTTTGACGCAATAATCGGCAGCAGTGAGGTTATTATGAAAACCATCCGGGTTGCCCAAAAATATGCTGTTGCAAACTCAAATGTATTGATTATCGGCGAGACAGGGACAGGGAAAGAGCTCTTTGCTCAGAGTATTCATAACAACAGCATGCGGTGTAACCAGCCTTTTGTTGCCATAAACTGTGCAGCACTTCCTGAACAATTACTGGAAAGTGAACTTTTTGGCTATGTGGGAGGCGCTTTTACAGGAGCCGCTAAAGGTGGGAAAGTAGGGCTTTTTGAGTTAGCCCATAAAGGGACCCTCTTTCTAGACGAAATAGCCGAAATGCCTCTTGGTTTGCAAGCGAAACTCCTGCGGGTATTGCAGGAAAGGGAAATTCGTAAACTAGGTGATGACAAGAACATTCCCATTGATGTACGAATCATATCGGCAACCAATGAAGATTTAAGTTTACTAGTGCAAGAAAGTAAATTTCGCCAGGACCTTCTCTATCGTATCGATGTGTTGAGTTTAATTCTTCCGCCCTTGCGCGAACGCAAGGAAGATATTAAAGATATTGCGAAGACCTTTTTAGCAGATTTTCCTAGAGGTCATAAGCCAATCTCCCTAAGCCTTGAAGGACTCTTAGTACTCATGCAATATGAATGGCCGGGAAATATTCGTGAACTGCGCAATGTCTGTGAACGTTTATCCGTACTCTCTGAGAACAAAATGCTTGGGGCTCAAGAGGTCAAAGAAATCTTGCCTATAAAAGAGGCACCTCTATTAACTCTTGTGACACCGCTTCCGGATATCCGAAATCAGCGACAGCAAGAAAAACAAAGCAAAATGACCCAACAACAGTTGGCAGAGATGCTAGGAATAAGCCGCACCACGTTGTGGCGCCGAAAAAGAGAACAAATTAGACCATACGACCGTTAACAGCGGAAGTATGGTTTTTTTAATGACCTTGCAACGTAAGAAACAAATGAAACAAGAAAAGGTTTCACTGTAACAAAAAGTGTTAAGAAAATTATGGAGAGTGGGTAAAAGTTTATCTTGTAATGGAAGAATATGCCATACAAATTTGAAATAAGATATATCAAAGTCAGATAGCATGGGCAATAGGAAAAGCACGCGGCTTAAGGTAAAGAGTTTTCGGAATATTTAGTGAGTTGGCATAGATTTTGCACTTAAGGAGTGTAGCACTGAGGATAGGGGGGAATCTCGTTTTGATAAACTGTGAAACTAAACCCGTCATCGGCATCACCATGGGCGATCCTGCAGGAGTTGGACCGGAAATCGTGGCTAAGGCTGCTGCCGCAGGAAGCTTAGAAAAGGATGCTCATCCGATTATTGTGGGGGATCAGCGCTTATTCGAGCATGGTATGCAGATTGCGAAGGTCAACGTAGATTTCCAAGTAGCCTATACCTTGGATGAAGCCCTAAGGATGATGGGGATTGTCGTTTTAGATACCAAGAGGTTTAACGCTGCGGATTTAGTTATGGGCGAGTTGAGCGTTGAATGCGGTAAGGATGCAGCGACCAATATTCAGCAATGTGTGGGGTATTGTCAACAAGGGTTGATGGACGGACTCTGTTTTGCTCCCAACAACAAAGCAGCTATGAAAAAAGCAGGCTTTGTCCTGCATGGGGCGATTGATTTGTTGGCAGGGTTTTTTCAGTATGAAGGCAACCGCGGCGAATTGAACGTGCTAAAGGATGCATGGACAGCTCGTGTTACCAGTCACATACCGGTGAAAGATATTAGTGCTCGATTGAGTGTAGAGGGAATCCTTAAGTCCATCCATTTGGTGAATCAGACCCTCAAGCGGGCGGGTATTGCTCACCCCCACATTGCGGTGGCGGCCTTAAATCCCCATGGGGGGGAAGGTGGCACTTGCGGGATGGAGGAGATTGAGATCATTTCTCCTGCTGTAGAAGAGGCCAGAGCTCTAGGGATTATGGCTGAAGGTCCATTTCCTGCCGACACCTTGTTTATTAAGTTATTCAACAAGGAATATCAGGCGGCGGTGACCATGTTCCATGATCAGGGCCAGATTGCCATGAAGCTGAAAGGGTTTGATCAGGGTGTCACCGTAATGGCTGGCTTACCCAGTCCAGTTACCACCTGCTCTCATGGCTCTGCTTTCGATATCGCCGGTCAAGGGATTGCCAACCCTGGGGCATGGGAAAGTGCTTATGAACTTGTGGTTAAGATGGCCAAAGTGGGTCGACGACATAGCTGCTAAGGAGGGCAAATCTGTGAAACTAGGTTTTGTTGGCTTGGGACAAATGGGTAAACCTATGGCCTTAAATTTACTTAAAAGTGGTAAAGAATTAATCGTTTATGATCAGCGGCCGAACAGTTACCTTGAGTTTGAAGAACAGGGGGCGCGGGTGGCAAAGGGTCTACAGGATGTGGCAGAAGCGGATATCATCTTTTGCTCTCTTCCCAACAGTGAAGTCGTTCATCAGGTATTGCTGGGGGAGGAGGGGCTTAAGCAGGCCCTTCGGACAGGGCAGATCATTGTGGATACCAGTACCATTAAATACAACACCACCTTAGATATTGCCAAGGAATTAGCGGCACGGGGAGTCGAGTTTCTCGATGCGCCAGTTTCAGGTATGGAAGCACGGGCTAAGGAAGGAACCCTCACCATGATGTGCGGCGGCAAGCAGGAACTTTTTACAAAGGTGACGCCCTATCTCCAATGGATGGCCAACAAAATTCTCTATATGGGCAACAGCGGGAGTGGCCAACTGACCAAGCTAATCAATCAATTATTATTTGATATCAATGGAGCTGCCTTGGCCGAAATCCTCCCTATGTCCATTAAACTCGGCCTTGATCCGGAAAAAGTAGGGGAGGTCGTCAACAGTGGAACGGGTAGGAGCTATGCCTCAGAGTTTTTCATTCCCAAGATTCTCGAGGGCAATTTTACCGAGGGGTATCCTATGAAACATGCCTATAAGGATTTGGTCAGTGGAGTGGAGATCTCGTCCAGCCTCTGCATCCCCATGCCTGTACTCTGTGCGGCGACGACAACCTATCAAATCGCCCTGCTTAAGGGACTGGGTGATCGAGATAAAGGCGGTATGATTGGGGTGTTTGAGGACTTGCTTCAGGTGCAATACCGTAAATCCACAGGAAAGGGTGGACTAGGATGAAATTAGCCTACACCATAAGCGGTCCTGATACCCAGGCTAAGTATCTAGCCTATAGAGGAGAGCTGGAGGACATGTTAGCCAGCTTGCATGAGATAGGTTACCAGGGAGTAGAGTTATTTGTTCGGGATCCGCGGGAAATTGACCTAAGGAAATTGGGGCAGCTTTTAGAGCTTAATCATCTGGAATTGGCGGCCCTTGGTACAGGTCCTATGGTTTCCGAAGATCAATTACGGTTTACTTCCTTAGATGGGACGATTCGGAATGAGGCGATGACGAGGGCAAAGGCTGCCATTGATTTAGCCGCTCGGTTTGGATCCCAAGTTAATGTGGGTAAATTGCGCGGAGATATTGTTCAGGGAGACGAGGCGCATACAGGACGCCTAAGGGATCGGGCCATTAAAGAACTATGTGACTACGCGGCAACGAAAAATGTGCTGATTACCATAGAGCCCCAATGTCGTTTTGCAATTAACAACCTCAAATCTACCCAGGAAGCCTTGGCTTGGCTCCAAGAGCAGCAATTGCCTAATTTGTACCTTATGCTTGATGTATTTCACATGAATATCGAAGATAAGTCCATTGCGGCCAGCTTGATTGAAGCCAAGAACCAGACAATCCATGTCCATTTGGCAGATAACCATAGGGGTGTTCCGGGAACAGGAGCCCTGAATTTCCCGGAGATTATACGAGTCTTAAAAGCTTTGGGGTATGATCGCTATCTTTCGATGGAAATCGAGCAGACTCCCAGCTGCTATGAAGCAGCCGCCAAAGCGTATACCTATATTCAGAAACTCATCGACGATGATGGAGTGATTATAGAAAAAGTGAAGTGATGTGGCCATGGAAACAGACAATAGAATAATAAATTCTCAAGAGTTGTTTAAGGGAATCAAGGGTGCCTATCCCCGTGCCATGTTTAAATCGGTGGGTTATACCCAGGAAGATTTGAGAAAGCCAATTATTGGAGTAGTCAGCTCTTGGTCAGAGATCCATCCCGGCAGTTACCCCAATAAAGAGCTCGCCCAATTCGTCAAAGCTGGGGTATGGGCTGCCGGTGGAACACCAGTGGAGTTCCATACTATAGCTGTCTGTGATGCCATAGCTCAAGGGGTAGGAATGCACTATTCCCTACCCAGCCGGGAAATTGTCGCCGCGGAGATCGAGCTGATGGTGGGCTCTGGTGGATTTGATGGTTTAGTCTTACTTCCTTCCTGTGATAAATCTCCCGGAGGCATGCTGATGGCTGCTGCCCGCCTTAATCTACCGACAATCTTTCTGCCCCCGGGTCCGATGCTTCCCCACTTTGATGACCAAGGTCAACAATGGGTGATGTCAGATATTAAGGAAGCCATGGGAGCCTTCACGAAGCAACGGATGGATGACAAGCTTTTCGAAGCCATTGAAACGGATACCTGCACCACTGTGGGCGTTTGCGGAATGATGGGAACTGGGAACACCATGGGGTGCTTAATCGAAGCCTTAGGTATGTCCCTGCCCGGCACCTCGACGACCCCTTCGGTCTATGCCAAAAAAAGACACCAAGCCAAAGAAACAGGAAAGCGCATCGTGGAAATGGTCAAGGAGAATTTGCGTTCACATCAGATCCTGAATGAAGGAAGTTTAGCCAACGCTGTGCGCCTTGTCATGGCTATTGGTGGCTCAACCAATGCAGTATTACATTTACCGGCCATTGCGAGGGAGGCAGGAGTAGAGCTAACCCTTGATGATATCGATAGGCTCTCGGAACAAACGCCCTGTGTTGCTAAGTATAAGCCCTCTAGTAAATACACCCTCTGGGATTTTTATCAAGCAGGGGGAGTCGGGGCTATCCTCAAGATTATTTCCCCATTGCTCCATAAAGAGGTGTTGACAGTGACCGGCAAAACTATCGAGGGATATTTTAGCGAGGTTAAGAAGTGGCAAACTGTCCGTCCTCTGAATAATCCGCTGCAACCCAAGGGGGGAATTGTGGCATTAAAAGGTAACCTGGCACCGGATGGCGCTGTGATCAAGGTTAGCGGGGTGAAAGATGCACCCAACTGCCAAGTAGGGATCGCCAAAACCTTTGAATCGGAAGAGGATCTCATGGAACACATCATGACTAAGGAAATCAAACCAGGGGATGTGTTGGTCATTCGCAATGAGGGACCTGTCGGGGGACCGGGGATGCGAGAGATGTCCATTCCCGCCGCCTTACTCACGGGCATGGGTCTGGGTGACAGTGTTGCTATGATCACTGATGGCCGCTTTTCCGGAGCAACCCGCGGCTTTTGCATTGGGCATGTTGCCCCAGAAGCTTACGTCGGAGGACCGATTGCCATAGTCCAAGATGGCGATTCGATAGAGATTGATATTGAACACAAAGCCCTGAACCTGCGGGTGAGTCCGGAAGAGATCAGCAAGCGCTTAGCGAACCTTCCTCCACGGAAAAGGCCAATGGATAAAGGTTTTTTAGGGGTCTATGCGCGCAATGTCAGTCAGGCAGACAAGGGTGCAATTCTTGAGTAACCTAATGAATTGGAGGGAGGTGAGGTGGGTATAAAAAGGTAGGCAACGGTTTACGGGGAGGAAGGGTTAAGGTTCTAATAATAACTAAAAATTAAAAGGGAGCTGGGGATATGAAAAAGCATTTTCGTTCTATAGTGTTTATAACCGCACTTTTGTTTTTGTTAGGCTCGATAGCCGGTTGTGGTAGCAGTAGTAGTAGCAATCAAAAACAAGACTCAAGTTCTGGCACGGAAAAAGCTGCAAGTTTTCCCGAAAAGGATTTTGAATTTTTAGTACCCATGGGAGCGGGCGGCGGTAGTGATGTATTCTGTCGTACTCTAGTGAAAACTGTTGCTGATAATAAACTTAATCCCACTAACATCACCGTAGTCAATAAACCCGGTGGTTCTGGTTCCATAGGTTGGTCCTATGTAGCTAATGATCACAAAGGAAATCCTTATGAGTTAAGCACAGTGAGCTCCAGCTTCTATACGGGTCCGATATCGGGACAGTCCCCTGTATCCTATAAAGATTTCACCCATATCATCGCAGTAGCTGAAGATCCGACTCTGCTCGTCGTCCCGACGGATTCTCCCTATCAAACGATGGAGCAACTGTTAGAAGCGGCTAAAGCTAAACCGGAATCCATTAGTTCCGGTGGTTCCAGTGGTCTCTCCATGGATGCTGTTGTATTCTATGCCCTTAGCGATAGTGCAGGGGTGCAAATGAAGTATGTGCCTTTTGCAGGTGGTGGAGAAGTAATGACTTCGGTTCTTGGCGGCCATGTTACCTTCGGCTTCTTAGGGCCAAGTGAAGCAGCTTCACAGCTGGAAGCGGGTAAAATGAAAGCTTTAGCGGTTACTACCGAAGATCGAGCTGGCGGTATTCTAAAGGATGTCCCCACCTTAAAGGAACTGGGTCATGATGTTGTCTTATCCCAATTGCGAGGGGTTGTAGCTCCTTCCGGTATCTCTCAAGAGAATGTGGATTATCTTCATGATATGTTTAAAAAAGCCACCGAAACTCCAGAGTGGAAAGAATTTGTCAAGAATAATTTCATGGAAGAAAAGATTATGGGACCGGATGAATTCTTGAAAGCTAGCCAAGCACAAAATGATATGTATGCCAAGTACTTAGACAAAATTGAAAAGTAATTATTAAATAGCACTGATGGAGGAGGCTTTTTGAAGCTAATGCCTCCTCCTCGTCCTCCCCTGATCAATAGCGAGAACACCTTGTGAATTATGACACTTGTAATTGAAGGCACCTCAAGGAGGGAAATTGATGCTTATTGATAAAGAGAAGTGCATTGGCTGCGGCATATGTGTACCCTACTGCCCCACGGGAGCCATCAGCATGTCGGATAAAAAAGCCGTAATCGATCAAGCGCTCTGTGTGGAATGTGGCAACTGTATTCGCCATAGAGTGGTAAGATGTTCGCCGAAAGCTATCTATGAACCCTATGAACAAATCAAAGGAACACCTAGAGAAGTGAGGCGTTACTTCAGTGATCCGGCTACGGTTCATGGGGTGACTGGAGTGC from Desulfitobacterium dichloroeliminans LMG P-21439 encodes the following:
- a CDS encoding tripartite tricarboxylate transporter substrate binding protein, whose product is MKKHFRSIVFITALLFLLGSIAGCGSSSSSNQKQDSSSGTEKAASFPEKDFEFLVPMGAGGGSDVFCRTLVKTVADNKLNPTNITVVNKPGGSGSIGWSYVANDHKGNPYELSTVSSSFYTGPISGQSPVSYKDFTHIIAVAEDPTLLVVPTDSPYQTMEQLLEAAKAKPESISSGGSSGLSMDAVVFYALSDSAGVQMKYVPFAGGGEVMTSVLGGHVTFGFLGPSEAASQLEAGKMKALAVTTEDRAGGILKDVPTLKELGHDVVLSQLRGVVAPSGISQENVDYLHDMFKKATETPEWKEFVKNNFMEEKIMGPDEFLKASQAQNDMYAKYLDKIEK